The Benincasa hispida cultivar B227 chromosome 11, ASM972705v1, whole genome shotgun sequence genome has a segment encoding these proteins:
- the LOC120090020 gene encoding uncharacterized protein LOC120090020 — MEKYFGNAYRGDPGVPHTDPDRFVNIWIGSAAFSVFTWFNPYMWQLSNQFNWHDKAFLFEQYHWKKARQKNQPYQFKWNQYMDKDHRDSYYFNWPVYFP, encoded by the exons ATGGAGAAGTACTTCGGAAATGCTTACAGAGGCGACCCCGGAGTTCCACACACCGACCCAGATCGTTTCGTCAACATTTGGATTGGATCCGCCGCCTTCTCTGTTTTCACATGGTTCAATCCCTACATGTGGCAACTCTCCAATCAGTTCAA TTGGCATGACAAAGCATTTTTGTTTGAGCAATACCATTGGAAAAAGGCGCGTCAAAAGAATCAGCCATACCAGTTCAAG TGGAATCAGTACATGGACAAGGACCACCGGGATTCGTATTATTTTAACTGGCCTGTGTACTTTCCTTAG